In Clostridia bacterium, a genomic segment contains:
- a CDS encoding V-type ATP synthase subunit A: MNELEHGTIIKVAGPLIVASGMRNCQMYDVVRVSEKKLIGEIIELRGDRASIQVYEETAGLGPGEPVYFTGEPLSVELAPGLIEGIYDGIQRPLEVIYKLTGDRIQRGTSVDVLDRERRWNFVPAAKVGETLTGGDVLGTVVETAAVTQKIMVPPNVSGELTWLREAGEATVTDVVAKIRTADGEEKELTMLQRWPVRVRRPYASKLTPNEPMVTGQRVIDTLFPIAKGGIAAIPGPFGSGKTVVQHQLAKWADADIIVYIGCGERGNEMTDVLKEFPELNDPRTGLPIMKRTVLIANTSDMPVAAREASIYTGITIAEYFRDMGYKVAIMADSTSRWAEALREMSGRLEEMPGEEGYPAYLSSRLAEFYERAGFVRCIGKEERYGAISAIGAVSPPGGDISEPVSQATLRIVKVFWCLSAQLAYKRHFPAIDWLRSYSLYNDNVHAYFDKAVAQDWSKNVAQAVSLLQQESELDEVVRLVGVDALGEKDRLTLECARSIREDFLHQNAFHEVDTFTSPKKQHDILAMILLWYELGLRALENGVSFARITSMACLDDIGRMKYVRESEWEQTAAEAEKGLRREFAELR, translated from the coding sequence ATGAACGAACTTGAACACGGCACCATAATCAAAGTAGCGGGCCCGCTTATCGTAGCGTCCGGCATGAGAAACTGCCAGATGTACGACGTCGTGCGCGTCAGCGAAAAGAAGCTCATCGGCGAAATAATCGAGCTGCGCGGCGACCGCGCCTCGATACAGGTATACGAGGAGACCGCGGGGCTCGGCCCCGGCGAGCCCGTGTACTTCACCGGCGAGCCGCTTTCCGTCGAGCTCGCGCCCGGACTCATCGAGGGCATCTACGACGGCATCCAGCGTCCGCTCGAGGTCATATATAAGCTCACCGGCGACAGGATTCAGCGCGGCACGAGCGTCGACGTTCTCGACCGCGAGCGCAGGTGGAACTTTGTTCCCGCCGCTAAGGTCGGCGAAACGCTGACCGGCGGCGACGTGCTCGGCACGGTCGTCGAGACCGCGGCGGTCACGCAGAAGATAATGGTCCCGCCGAACGTCAGCGGCGAACTGACCTGGCTCCGCGAAGCGGGCGAAGCGACCGTCACCGACGTCGTAGCGAAGATACGCACCGCCGACGGCGAAGAGAAGGAGCTTACGATGCTCCAGCGCTGGCCCGTCCGCGTGCGCCGTCCCTACGCGAGCAAGCTGACGCCCAACGAGCCTATGGTGACCGGACAGCGCGTCATCGACACCCTCTTCCCGATAGCGAAGGGCGGCATCGCGGCGATCCCCGGCCCCTTCGGCTCCGGCAAGACCGTCGTCCAGCACCAGCTCGCGAAGTGGGCGGACGCCGACATCATCGTCTACATCGGCTGCGGCGAACGCGGCAACGAAATGACCGACGTTCTCAAGGAGTTCCCCGAGCTGAACGACCCGCGCACGGGGCTGCCGATAATGAAGCGCACGGTGCTTATCGCCAACACCTCCGATATGCCCGTCGCGGCGCGCGAAGCGTCGATCTACACCGGAATAACGATCGCGGAATACTTCCGCGACATGGGATATAAAGTAGCCATAATGGCGGATTCCACCTCGCGCTGGGCGGAAGCGCTGCGCGAGATGTCCGGCCGTCTTGAAGAAATGCCCGGCGAAGAGGGCTACCCCGCGTACCTCTCCTCGCGCCTTGCGGAGTTCTACGAACGCGCCGGATTCGTCCGCTGCATCGGCAAAGAAGAACGCTACGGAGCGATAAGCGCGATCGGCGCGGTTTCGCCTCCCGGCGGCGACATTTCCGAGCCTGTCTCGCAGGCGACTCTGCGTATAGTCAAGGTCTTCTGGTGCCTGAGCGCGCAGCTCGCTTACAAGCGCCATTTCCCCGCGATAGACTGGCTGCGCAGCTACTCGCTCTATAACGACAACGTCCACGCCTACTTCGACAAGGCGGTAGCGCAGGACTGGTCGAAGAACGTGGCGCAGGCCGTCTCGCTGCTTCAGCAGGAGTCCGAGCTGGACGAGGTCGTCCGCCTCGTCGGCGTCGACGCGCTGGGCGAGAAGGACCGCCTGACGCTCGAATGCGCGCGCTCCATCCGCGAGGACTTTCTGCATCAGAACGCCTTCCACGAGGTCGACACCTTCACCTCGCCGAAGAAGCAGCACGATATCCTCGCGATGATCCTGCTCTGGTACGAGCTGGGGCTTCGCGCGCTTGAGAACGGAGTATCCTTTGCCCGTATAACGTCCATGGCGTGCCTGGACGACATCGGCAGGATGAAGTACGTGCGCGAAAGCGAATGGGAACAGACCGCCGCGGAGGCCGAGAAGGGGCTTCGCCGCGAATTCGCGGAATTGAGATAG
- a CDS encoding V-type ATP synthase subunit B, with product MQKEYKTITEVVGPIMVVEGVEGVKYDELVHIKQADGNIRVGKVLEIDGDRAMVQLFESSQGLRVAESKAKFLGHGTTLSVSRDMLGRVFDGMGRSIDDGPEIIPEKKLDINGSPMNPAARDYPAEFIQTGISAIDGLNTLVRGQKLPIFSGSGLPHAKIAAQIARQGKVLGSNEKFAVVFAAIGITFEEAQFFIDDFRRTGSIERSVLFMNLANDPAVERIATPRMAITCAEYLAYELGMHVLVIMTDITNYAEALREVSAARKEVPGRRGYPGYLYTDLASMYERAGRINGNKGSITQIPILTMPEDDKTHPIPDLTGYITEGQIILSRELYYNGVTPPIDVLPSLSRLKDKGIGKGKTREDHADTMNQLFSAYARGKDAKELAVILGESALSEMDKLYAKFAVEFEKRYVSQGYETDRSIEETLDIGWELLGILPRTELKRIRTEYLDKYYHEAKN from the coding sequence ATGCAGAAGGAATACAAGACCATAACCGAGGTCGTCGGGCCGATAATGGTCGTTGAGGGCGTCGAAGGCGTCAAATACGACGAGCTCGTCCACATCAAGCAGGCGGACGGGAATATCCGCGTCGGCAAGGTGCTTGAAATCGACGGCGACAGAGCGATGGTGCAGCTTTTCGAGAGCTCGCAGGGGCTCCGCGTCGCGGAGAGCAAGGCGAAGTTCCTCGGCCACGGCACGACGCTTTCCGTCAGCCGCGATATGCTCGGCAGAGTTTTCGACGGCATGGGGCGCTCCATCGACGACGGCCCCGAGATAATCCCCGAGAAGAAACTCGACATAAACGGCTCGCCCATGAACCCCGCGGCTCGCGACTATCCGGCGGAGTTCATACAGACCGGCATCTCCGCGATCGACGGGCTGAACACCCTCGTCCGCGGGCAGAAACTGCCCATCTTCAGCGGAAGCGGCCTGCCTCACGCGAAGATCGCGGCGCAGATCGCCCGTCAGGGCAAGGTGCTCGGCAGCAACGAGAAGTTCGCCGTCGTCTTCGCCGCCATCGGCATCACGTTCGAGGAGGCGCAGTTCTTCATCGACGACTTCCGCCGCACCGGTTCTATCGAGCGCTCGGTGCTCTTCATGAACCTCGCCAACGACCCGGCGGTCGAGCGTATCGCGACTCCGCGAATGGCGATAACCTGCGCGGAATACCTCGCCTACGAGCTCGGTATGCACGTGCTCGTCATAATGACCGACATAACCAACTACGCGGAAGCGCTCCGCGAGGTTTCCGCCGCGCGCAAGGAAGTTCCCGGCCGCCGCGGCTACCCCGGCTATCTCTACACCGACCTCGCGTCGATGTACGAAAGAGCTGGCAGGATCAACGGCAACAAGGGCTCGATCACCCAGATCCCGATCCTGACAATGCCGGAGGACGACAAGACCCACCCGATCCCCGATCTTACGGGCTACATCACGGAGGGGCAGATCATCCTCTCGCGCGAGCTTTACTACAACGGCGTTACGCCGCCCATCGACGTCCTGCCTTCCCTCAGCCGACTCAAAGACAAGGGCATCGGCAAGGGCAAGACCCGCGAGGACCACGCGGACACGATGAATCAGCTCTTCTCCGCCTACGCCCGCGGCAAGGACGCGAAGGAGCTGGCGGTCATCCTCGGCGAATCCGCGCTTTCCGAAATGGATAAGCTTTACGCGAAGTTCGCCGTCGAGTTCGAGAAGCGCTACGTTTCGCAGGGCTACGAAACCGACCGCAGCATAGAAGAAACGCTGGATATCGGCTGGGAGCTGCTCGGCATCCTGCCGCGCACCGAGCTGAAGCGTATCCGCACCGAATACCTCGATAAATACTATCACGAAGCGAAAAACTGA
- a CDS encoding V-type ATP synthase subunit D, with protein MAKLINPTRMELNKYKRRVKTAVRGHKLLKDKQDEMARQFMLHIKRNMELRRKVEEKLAKVMAESSSAAARMGSSAVREALLVPARSAKVSLTVKNIMSVNVPSLRYEGGDEETQLPYGFAFSSGALDGAVMTLADLLPDLIELAGVEKTCDMLAEEMEKTRRRVNALEFVMIPEMNEAIKYISMKLEDNERSNITRLMKIKDQKLKKESAGK; from the coding sequence ATGGCGAAGCTGATAAATCCCACGCGGATGGAGCTGAACAAGTACAAAAGGCGTGTCAAGACCGCTGTCAGGGGGCATAAGCTCCTGAAAGACAAGCAGGACGAAATGGCGCGTCAGTTCATGCTGCACATAAAGCGGAATATGGAGCTTCGCCGCAAGGTCGAGGAAAAACTCGCGAAGGTCATGGCGGAGTCCTCCTCCGCGGCGGCCCGCATGGGCAGCAGCGCGGTGCGCGAGGCGCTGCTCGTGCCGGCGCGTTCAGCGAAGGTGTCGCTGACCGTCAAGAACATAATGAGCGTCAACGTCCCGTCCCTCCGCTACGAGGGCGGCGACGAGGAAACGCAGCTGCCTTACGGCTTCGCGTTCTCCTCCGGCGCGCTGGACGGCGCGGTCATGACGCTCGCGGACCTGCTTCCGGACCTCATCGAGCTTGCGGGCGTGGAAAAGACCTGCGATATGCTCGCCGAGGAGATGGAGAAGACCCGCCGCCGCGTCAACGCGCTCGAGTTCGTCATGATCCCCGAAATGAACGAAGCCATCAAGTATATCTCCATGAAGCTCGAAGACAACGAGCGCAGCAACATCACCCGCCTGATGAAGATCAAAGACCAGAAGCTCAAAAAAGAATCGGCAGGGAAATAA
- a CDS encoding RICIN domain-containing protein, with the protein MSASYIDERWQWSNDVQQERCTYRVWHEAYERLGISLPDTWGNAATWYDNAPYDGYPVDNNPSANSIACWDDGGWGHVAYVTSVDSEWVYYRHAGFDPSDRYTGYWYNDDKRRIDNMGWDFEGYIHLTSLDLGSDFYAFIIKQDSWKHLAAENGNVQLPSTGNNSSDPKQIWHFIRMSDGSYKIVNEFYDMCMDAANFGTSNGTNVGLCTSNDSTAQRWFISTMGNGYALSPAYTSMVIDVTGGVNDPGTNVQLWQSGNTSAQAFSIYKLTEDGVTYSKPAKPSAVTVNASVSANKVLSISWSQSPLKGSFDARAYDVYIYKDSASSTPIHTKMSLSATSYTYSLPSEGTYYVKVAAVNTKYYGWYTFSSTVKVETKSDLLGDMDGDASITVSDALAALRIAARLASATSSVKKIADVDFDGTITVSDALAILRVAARLAGTKTLTVQSLSSCTLYPECYKNYAVSSNYTDARVEWLSSDASVATVGSNGKVTAKSAGTATITAKVSVIGQQKSVSYTVTVKNPSVVLAPASQSTSYDAYSNNRVIISGHIAYKCPLPSVTTDVNEAYCGDSRVSTSSITKEITSGDGKFSGEYFYSYQPGTIKIKYSFSVAGKTYSSTYTCNLTLTRTNPDMGQYIRSSTSTSSTNLGMVPANTTYVITQVAVTGTVGESGCQVWGYTTYGGVSGWTLIEYWQ; encoded by the coding sequence GTGAGCGCATCATATATTGATGAGCGTTGGCAATGGTCAAATGACGTTCAACAGGAACGTTGTACATATCGTGTTTGGCATGAGGCGTACGAAAGACTTGGTATAAGCTTACCGGACACGTGGGGGAATGCTGCTACTTGGTATGATAATGCGCCATATGACGGATATCCAGTTGATAATAACCCATCTGCAAATTCTATTGCTTGCTGGGATGATGGGGGTTGGGGACATGTCGCATATGTAACAAGCGTTGATTCGGAGTGGGTTTATTATAGACATGCGGGGTTTGACCCCAGTGATAGGTATACTGGCTATTGGTACAATGACGATAAAAGAAGAATAGACAATATGGGATGGGATTTCGAGGGATATATTCACCTCACCTCTTTAGATCTCGGCTCTGATTTCTACGCGTTCATAATCAAGCAGGATTCGTGGAAGCACCTTGCGGCCGAAAACGGCAATGTTCAGTTACCGTCGACCGGAAATAACAGCTCCGATCCAAAGCAGATATGGCACTTTATCAGGATGTCTGACGGCTCTTACAAAATCGTCAACGAGTTTTACGATATGTGTATGGATGCGGCGAATTTCGGCACAAGCAACGGTACCAACGTCGGATTGTGTACGAGCAACGATTCTACCGCGCAAAGATGGTTCATTTCAACTATGGGCAACGGATACGCGCTTTCGCCGGCATATACGAGTATGGTTATAGACGTCACCGGCGGCGTGAACGATCCCGGTACCAATGTGCAGCTTTGGCAGTCCGGAAACACGTCGGCTCAGGCTTTTTCGATATACAAACTCACGGAGGACGGCGTTACCTATTCCAAGCCCGCGAAGCCGTCCGCGGTGACGGTGAACGCTTCGGTTTCCGCCAATAAGGTTTTGAGTATCTCGTGGAGTCAGTCGCCTCTGAAGGGATCGTTTGACGCGCGCGCATACGACGTTTATATCTATAAAGACAGCGCGAGCAGCACGCCGATCCATACAAAAATGAGTTTGAGCGCCACTTCATATACATACAGCCTCCCTTCTGAAGGAACGTATTACGTTAAGGTTGCCGCCGTCAACACGAAGTATTACGGTTGGTATACGTTCTCCTCGACGGTAAAGGTGGAAACGAAGAGCGACTTGCTAGGAGATATGGACGGCGACGCTTCTATAACCGTTTCGGACGCGCTCGCCGCGCTGAGGATTGCCGCAAGGCTTGCGAGCGCCACGAGCAGCGTGAAGAAGATAGCCGACGTGGATTTCGACGGAACGATAACGGTTTCCGACGCGCTTGCGATACTGCGCGTCGCCGCGAGGCTTGCCGGTACGAAGACGCTCACCGTACAGTCGCTGAGCAGCTGTACGCTGTATCCCGAATGCTATAAGAACTATGCCGTTTCTTCCAACTATACGGACGCCCGCGTCGAGTGGTTGAGCAGCGACGCGTCCGTCGCAACCGTCGGCAGCAACGGCAAGGTAACGGCTAAAAGCGCCGGAACGGCGACGATAACCGCAAAGGTTTCCGTTATCGGTCAGCAGAAATCCGTTTCGTATACCGTCACGGTCAAGAACCCGAGCGTTGTTTTGGCGCCTGCTTCTCAGAGCACGTCTTATGACGCGTATTCTAACAACAGAGTCATTATCAGCGGTCATATCGCTTACAAGTGCCCGCTTCCTTCCGTGACGACGGACGTCAACGAGGCATATTGCGGCGACAGCCGCGTGAGCACTTCAAGTATTACAAAGGAGATAACGTCCGGTGATGGTAAGTTCAGCGGCGAATACTTCTATTCGTATCAGCCCGGCACGATAAAGATCAAGTATTCATTCTCCGTCGCCGGCAAGACTTACAGCAGCACTTATACCTGCAACCTCACGCTGACGCGCACCAATCCGGATATGGGGCAGTATATAAGAAGCTCGACTTCGACGTCTTCGACGAATCTGGGTATGGTACCCGCGAATACGACTTATGTGATAACGCAGGTCGCGGTCACCGGAACGGTAGGAGAGTCGGGATGCCAGGTCTGGGGATACACGACCTATGGCGGCGTATCCGGATGGACTTTGATCGAGTATTGGCAGTAA
- a CDS encoding DNA polymerase IV, translating into MDRTILHCDINNCFASIEAVLDPSLKGLPIAVCGSKEDRHGIVLAKSEEAKRFGVATAEAIWQAQKKCPQLVIVSPHYGEYARFSRAARELYAEYTDLVEPFGMDECWLDVSASRLLFGDGRAIADELRRRMREEVGLTISVGVSFNKIFAKLGSDMKKPDATTEIGRDFREKIWPLPAADLFGVGRSSRAQLERYCIHTIGDLARTNPDFLQRAFGKAGLTLWQYANGLDLSPVMPIGYVSPIKSVGHGQTPPADMKDNAEVRLMLLHLAQDVGRRLRQNGLAARGVSVRVRDSMLAFEQYQTATRYPTSCACELAEAGFRLFRERYDWRCPVRAVTLTAINLCDEKFPAQLDFGGGFRRHERAETLERAADGVRSRFGKGAITPASLLLRKKSEYIPPAFADPLRHIETHLDI; encoded by the coding sequence GTGGACAGGACGATACTGCACTGCGACATAAACAACTGCTTCGCCTCTATCGAGGCGGTGCTCGACCCGTCGCTGAAAGGGCTGCCGATCGCCGTCTGCGGCTCGAAGGAGGACCGCCACGGGATCGTGTTGGCAAAATCGGAGGAGGCAAAGCGCTTCGGCGTGGCGACGGCGGAGGCGATATGGCAGGCGCAGAAGAAATGCCCGCAGCTCGTCATCGTTTCGCCTCACTACGGCGAATACGCGCGCTTCTCGCGCGCGGCGCGGGAGCTTTACGCCGAATACACCGACCTCGTCGAGCCCTTCGGCATGGACGAATGCTGGCTCGACGTCAGCGCGAGCAGACTGCTTTTCGGCGACGGACGCGCCATCGCGGACGAGCTGCGGCGGCGTATGCGCGAGGAGGTCGGGCTGACCATCTCCGTCGGCGTCAGCTTCAACAAGATCTTCGCGAAGCTCGGCTCGGATATGAAGAAGCCTGACGCGACGACGGAGATCGGGCGCGACTTCCGCGAAAAGATATGGCCGCTTCCCGCGGCGGATCTGTTCGGCGTCGGGCGCAGCAGCCGCGCGCAGCTCGAACGCTACTGCATCCACACGATAGGCGACCTCGCGCGGACGAACCCCGACTTCCTTCAGCGCGCCTTCGGCAAGGCGGGGCTGACGCTCTGGCAGTACGCCAACGGACTCGACCTCTCCCCCGTCATGCCGATCGGGTACGTCAGCCCGATAAAGAGCGTCGGGCACGGGCAGACGCCGCCGGCGGATATGAAGGATAACGCGGAGGTCCGGCTTATGCTGCTGCATCTGGCGCAGGACGTCGGCAGGCGGCTGCGGCAGAACGGGCTCGCGGCGCGCGGAGTTTCCGTGCGCGTGCGGGACAGCATGCTCGCCTTTGAGCAGTACCAAACCGCGACGCGCTACCCGACCTCCTGCGCCTGCGAACTCGCGGAGGCGGGCTTCCGCCTCTTCCGCGAGCGGTACGACTGGCGCTGCCCCGTACGCGCGGTGACGCTGACGGCGATAAACCTCTGCGACGAGAAGTTCCCCGCGCAGCTCGACTTCGGCGGCGGCTTCCGACGGCACGAACGCGCCGAGACGCTCGAGCGCGCCGCGGACGGCGTCCGCAGCCGCTTCGGCAAGGGCGCGATAACGCCGGCTTCGCTGCTGCTGCGCAAGAAGAGCGAGTATATCCCGCCCGCCTTCGCCGATCCCCTGCGGCACATAGAAACGCATCTCGATATATAA
- a CDS encoding helix-turn-helix transcriptional regulator has translation MLFGEKLRELRKKEGLTQEALAAEIDVTKRTLINYESGRCYPKQAEIVMRLAKRFSVSADYLMSEADEFVAQAHARGGARGMAQAKELVAEVSGLFAGGELADEDKDAVLRAIIDAYWDAKNDNRKYARS, from the coding sequence ATGCTTTTCGGAGAGAAACTCAGGGAGCTGCGCAAAAAGGAAGGGCTGACGCAGGAGGCGCTCGCCGCCGAGATCGACGTTACCAAGCGCACGCTCATCAACTACGAGAGCGGCCGCTGCTACCCGAAGCAGGCGGAGATTGTCATGCGTCTTGCGAAGCGCTTTTCCGTCAGCGCGGACTATCTCATGAGCGAGGCAGACGAGTTCGTCGCGCAGGCGCACGCCCGCGGCGGCGCGCGCGGCATGGCGCAGGCGAAGGAGCTTGTCGCGGAGGTCAGCGGACTTTTCGCGGGCGGGGAGCTCGCGGACGAGGACAAGGACGCTGTCCTGCGCGCGATAATCGACGCCTACTGGGACGCGAAAAACGATAACAGGAAATACGCGAGGTCGTGA
- a CDS encoding ImmA/IrrE family metallo-endopeptidase, translated as MSYIELEAEALAAKYGTRDPFEIARQEGIAVYFRNDFTKLKGMYKVILRRRCVFINAGLPQEEMRYICAHELGHDKLHRAATAKAGLCDFVMFDVKNKLEYEANLFAAHLLIDDRQVSHAAVNGMTAQELAAALGVPETLVTIKAANYEKRRQHHAPRELKNPLY; from the coding sequence ATGAGCTATATCGAGTTGGAAGCGGAGGCGCTTGCGGCGAAATACGGCACGCGCGATCCCTTCGAGATAGCGCGTCAGGAGGGGATAGCGGTCTATTTCCGCAATGACTTCACCAAGCTCAAGGGTATGTATAAAGTTATCCTTCGCCGCCGCTGCGTCTTCATCAACGCCGGACTGCCGCAGGAGGAGATGCGCTATATCTGCGCGCACGAGCTGGGGCACGACAAGCTCCACCGCGCCGCGACCGCGAAAGCGGGACTCTGCGACTTCGTGATGTTCGACGTGAAAAACAAGCTGGAGTACGAGGCGAATCTTTTCGCCGCGCACCTGCTCATAGACGACCGGCAGGTCTCCCACGCCGCCGTGAACGGCATGACGGCGCAGGAACTGGCGGCCGCGCTCGGCGTACCCGAAACGCTCGTCACGATAAAGGCGGCGAACTACGAGAAACGCCGTCAGCATCACGCGCCGCGCGAGCTGAAAAATCCGCTGTATTGA
- a CDS encoding LL-diaminopimelate aminotransferase: MKVNANFQKMKPSYLFSEIAKRTAEFRAQEPDKDIIRLGIGDVTRPLCPAVVEAGKKAADEMGRVETFRGYAPDGGYPFIREAVSRYYARRGVEIAPDEIFVSDGAKCDVGNILDIFAAGVTALIPDPVYPVYVDTNIMAGNNIIYVNGSAENGFLPVPDESTPPADLIYLCSPNNPTGAVYDAGQLAKWIAYARNCGGVILFDAAYEGFVEGGLPHSIFEIEGARECAIEFCSLSKTAGFTGTRCAYTVVPKELNADGVSLNALWARRTATKFNGVSYVIQRMAEAALSDEGLAEIKENLNYYKENARMISAALDELGIEYTGGKNSPYIWLKCPNGMGSWEFFDLLLKKAGVVGTPGAGFGVNGEGFFRLTAFGDRERTAEAVERIKRTVREEI; the protein is encoded by the coding sequence ATGAAAGTCAACGCTAATTTCCAGAAAATGAAACCGAGCTACCTCTTTTCCGAGATAGCGAAACGCACCGCGGAGTTCCGCGCGCAGGAGCCGGATAAGGATATAATCCGCCTCGGCATCGGCGACGTGACGCGTCCGCTTTGCCCCGCCGTCGTTGAAGCGGGCAAGAAGGCGGCGGACGAAATGGGCCGCGTCGAGACCTTCCGCGGCTACGCGCCGGACGGCGGCTATCCCTTCATACGCGAAGCCGTCAGCCGCTACTACGCGCGTCGCGGAGTTGAGATCGCTCCCGACGAGATTTTCGTCTCCGACGGCGCGAAGTGCGACGTGGGCAACATCCTCGATATCTTCGCCGCGGGCGTGACCGCGCTGATCCCCGACCCCGTCTATCCCGTCTACGTCGACACAAACATCATGGCGGGCAACAACATCATATACGTAAACGGCAGCGCGGAGAACGGCTTCCTGCCCGTTCCGGACGAAAGCACGCCTCCGGCCGACCTCATCTATCTCTGCTCGCCGAATAACCCGACCGGCGCGGTCTATGACGCCGGACAGCTCGCGAAGTGGATCGCCTACGCGCGAAACTGCGGCGGCGTGATACTTTTCGACGCCGCTTACGAGGGCTTCGTCGAAGGCGGCCTTCCGCACAGCATCTTCGAGATCGAAGGCGCGAGAGAGTGCGCGATCGAGTTCTGCAGCCTCTCAAAGACCGCCGGCTTCACCGGCACGCGCTGCGCCTACACTGTCGTGCCGAAGGAGCTGAACGCCGACGGCGTGAGCCTTAACGCCCTCTGGGCGAGGCGCACCGCGACGAAGTTCAACGGCGTTTCCTACGTCATACAGCGTATGGCGGAGGCGGCGTTGAGCGATGAGGGGCTCGCGGAAATCAAGGAAAACCTCAATTATTACAAAGAGAACGCACGCATGATATCCGCCGCGCTCGACGAGCTCGGCATCGAATACACGGGCGGCAAAAACTCGCCTTACATCTGGCTTAAATGCCCGAACGGCATGGGCTCGTGGGAGTTCTTCGACCTGCTGCTGAAAAAAGCGGGCGTGGTCGGAACGCCTGGCGCCGGCTTCGGCGTCAACGGCGAGGGCTTCTTCCGTCTGACCGCGTTCGGAGACAGAGAACGCACGGCGGAGGCCGTCGAGAGAATAAAGAGAACCGTCAGGGAGGAAATATAA
- the asnS gene encoding asparagine--tRNA ligase has product MKHTDLCDIHKSYKELIGTEMTVCGWIKSIRDSKQVCFVELNDGTCMKNLQVVIDKATFADVDKVLRQNTGASLAVHGKLVESINPKQPFELHPDSVEVLGEVPEDYPLQKKAHSLEFLRTIPHLRGRTNTFAAMFRIRSQLAAAIHEFFRGRNFTYVHTPIITGSDCEGAGEIFHVTTHVFGEDIKSAEEYAATDFFKRTAGLTVSGQLEGEAMALSLSKIYTFGPTFRAENSNTPRHAAEFWQIEPEVAFADLFDIIELATAMIKHITNSVLVNCPEEIDFFERFYEKGLKDKLLNIVNSEFAVVEYTEAIELLKKSGKQFDYPVEWGLDLQTEHERYLTDEVYKRPVFVINYPKDIKSFYMKLNPDGKTVAATDLLVPGVGEIIGASQREDNYDLLMKQITDRKMTMDDYVWYTDLRRFGSVPHAGYGLGFERMLMYITGIGNIRDTIPFPRAKNLLA; this is encoded by the coding sequence ATGAAACATACCGATCTTTGCGATATCCACAAGAGTTATAAAGAGCTCATCGGGACCGAAATGACCGTCTGCGGCTGGATAAAATCCATCCGCGACTCAAAGCAGGTCTGCTTCGTCGAGCTCAACGACGGCACCTGCATGAAAAACCTGCAGGTAGTCATCGACAAGGCGACCTTTGCCGACGTCGACAAGGTGCTCAGGCAGAACACCGGCGCGTCCCTCGCCGTCCACGGCAAGCTCGTCGAATCCATCAACCCGAAGCAGCCCTTCGAGCTTCACCCCGACAGCGTCGAAGTCCTCGGCGAAGTGCCGGAGGACTACCCGCTGCAGAAGAAGGCGCATTCGCTCGAGTTCCTGCGCACGATCCCGCATCTGCGCGGCAGGACCAACACCTTCGCGGCGATGTTCCGCATCCGTTCGCAGCTCGCGGCGGCGATCCACGAATTCTTCAGGGGCAGGAACTTCACCTACGTCCACACCCCGATAATCACCGGCAGCGACTGCGAGGGCGCGGGCGAGATCTTCCACGTCACCACCCACGTCTTCGGCGAGGACATCAAGAGCGCCGAAGAATACGCCGCCACCGACTTCTTCAAGCGCACCGCCGGTCTGACCGTTTCCGGTCAGCTGGAGGGCGAAGCGATGGCGCTTTCGCTCAGCAAGATCTACACCTTCGGCCCGACCTTCCGCGCCGAGAACTCGAACACGCCGCGCCACGCCGCGGAGTTCTGGCAGATCGAGCCGGAAGTCGCGTTCGCCGATCTGTTCGACATCATCGAGCTCGCCACCGCGATGATAAAGCACATTACCAACAGCGTGCTCGTCAACTGCCCCGAGGAGATCGACTTCTTCGAGCGCTTCTATGAGAAGGGCCTGAAGGACAAGCTCCTCAACATCGTCAACTCCGAGTTCGCCGTCGTGGAATACACCGAGGCGATCGAGCTTCTCAAGAAGTCCGGAAAGCAGTTTGACTACCCCGTCGAGTGGGGGCTTGACCTGCAGACCGAGCACGAGCGCTATTTGACCGACGAGGTCTATAAGCGCCCCGTCTTCGTCATCAACTACCCGAAGGACATCAAGTCCTTCTATATGAAGCTCAACCCGGACGGCAAGACCGTCGCGGCGACCGACCTGCTCGTTCCGGGCGTCGGAGAGATCATCGGCGCGAGCCAGAGGGAAGACAACTACGACCTGCTGATGAAGCAGATAACCGACCGCAAGATGACGATGGACGACTACGTCTGGTACACCGACCTGCGCCGCTTCGGCTCCGTGCCGCACGCGGGCTACGGTCTCGGTTTCGAGCGTATGCTTATGTACATCACCGGCATCGGCAACATCCGCGACACGATTCCCTTCCCGAGAGCGAAGAACCTGCTTGCGTAA